TACCTGCCTTTTTACCAGAATGGCCTGGGCGAAACCATTGTGCAGGGTTATTACATGCACCAGGCGGTGGGCATGTGGTTTATGTTTTTTAACCTGGGGCTGGTGTACTACTTTTTGCCGCAGCAGCTGAATACACCTATTTACTCGTATAGTTTGGGTATCCTGGCATTTTGGTCGCAGATATTGTTTTATACGCTGATAGGTACGCATCACTTTATATTCAGCCCGATACCCTGGTGGCTGCAAACGGTGGCTATTGTAGGTAGTATGGGGATGCTGATCCCGGTATTTTCGGGCACTACCAATTTTTTGATGACGTTTAGGGGCAATTTTAATAAAATTGGCCGCAGTTATACGCTGCCGTTTTACATAGTAGGCATCCTGTTTTACTTCACCGGCTCAACCCAGGGCACCGCCGAAGCTTTCAGGGAAACAAACCTCATCTGGCACTTTACCGATTTTACTACCGCCCACTCGCATCTTACCATGTACGGCATCATCGCTTTTATGCTTTGGGCCAGCATTTATACCATAGTACCCCGGCTTACGGGTAAAGAGCCTAAACAGGGTTTGGTGGGCGCGCATTTCTGGATGGCATTAATCGGTTTACTTTTTTATACCATCCCCCTTATGGTAGGCGGAACATTGAAAGGTATTGCCTGGACAGAGGGCAAGCCCTTTATTGATAGCGTAGTGCTGATGGCCCCGTACTGGTTGTGGCGCGCCATTGGTGGCACGCTGATGTGGGCATCGCACCTGGTTTTTGCCTGGAACATTTATGTAATGTTTGCCGCCCAAAAAAGCGAGGCCGATATTAAAAACGAAGTTTTTGAGCAATTGGATCAGTTACCTGTTAACGCCTAACCCCTGCAATCATGGAAATTTATAACGATCATAAAAAGCTTTTTACAGCGGCGCTGTGCCTTTTTTTACTGCTTACTTTTTTTGTAGCGATAGGGCCCGCGTTCACCAGTCAGAATAACAACGCGCCTTTACCGGGCAGTAAGCCGCTAAGCAGCCTCCAAACCGAAGGTAAAGCTGTGTTTATTGCCGAAGGCTGCGTAGCCTGCCACACCCAGCAGGTGCGCAACGTAGAGATGGATAAGGTTTGGGGGCCGCGCCCCAACGTAGCTGCCGACTACGCCAACATAACCCGTACGGATGTATGGCGTAATACCGCCACGCTGATGGGATCGGAACGTACCGGGCCCGATTTAACCAATATAGGCACCCGCCAACCCGGCGACGATTGGCATTACCTGCATTTGTTTAATCCGCGCTCGGTGGTGAGCCAGTCGGTTATGCCATCTTATGAGTGGTTGTTTGATATTAAAGATTATGCCTGGCCCAATGATGTGGTAGTTAACGTGCCCGATGATTTTAAAAAAGGCATCAGCGGTAAAATTGTGGCATCGCACAAGGCTATGGCGTTGGTAGCCTACCTTAAATCATTAAAAGAAGTTACCCTGCCCGATGGTAAACCTGTACCGTTGTTTTTATACGGCAAAACCGCTGCCGAAAAAGCAGGTGGCGCTACGAGTAAAGGGGCCGGTACCAAATCCGGGCCCGACGGCGAGGCTTTGTATGCCACCAATTGCCAAAGCTGCCACCAGGGCAACGGCGAGGGATTGGTTGGCGCGTTCCCGGCGCTTAAGGGCAGCAAGGTGGTGCTTGACGATAACGCCGAACTGCAGGTAACCATTATTATGAAAGGCTACAATGGCCGTGTAAGCGAGGGCTACGGTGAAATGCCGCCCGTAGGCACCAATAATAATTTAAAGCCCGAAGAAGTGGCCGCCATTGTAAATCACGAGCGTTCGAGCTGGGGCAATAACTCCAAAAAGGTAACGGTTGACGATGTGAAAAAGATCATCGCCTCGTTTGATAAACCGGCCTCTGTGGCAGCAAAAAAATAATCAACTCAACAATCACAACATGAAAAAATATATCATACTACTGCTTGTACTGATGATAAGGCTGGATGCTACAGCCTGCGAATCGTGCAAAAAATCGGGCGGTTTTACCGGCATAACCCATGGCCCCGGCCCGGACAGCAACTGGGATTACCTTATTGTACTGGTAATGGTAGTAATTACGCTGTACGTACTGGTGGCCAGTATTAGGTGTTTCATCAAACCCGGCGAAAAGAGTGAGCAACACATTAAACGGATGATTTTAAACAACATGAAGCCATGAGAGATCAAAGTTTTGTAACCCTGTTTATAGATGATGATGCCACCCCAATCGGCGAATTCCCGGCCCCGGTAACCTTCGATCTGGATACCCGCAAGCTTACCGATGGCAACCATACGCTTAAAGTAGTAAGCAAAGATCACCAGGGTAAGGAGGGCATTAAACTGATCCCGTTTGTAGTGCGCAACGGCCCCGCCATAGCTATCGAGGGTTTAAAAAAAGACGAGATAGTAGAAGGTGTGCTGCCGTTGATGATAAATGCCTACGGCAAAGGCGATCAGAAAACGTTTATGCTGCAAGGCAGCGAAACCCCGCAAAGTATCCCCTGGTGGCTGGTGGCAGGCATTATTCTGTTTGTGGCCTGGAGCGGGTATTTTATTATCACATCGCTGGCGGTGAAGCTGTAAGTAGAGATTAGTGATTGGAGGTTAGAGATTAGAGATTAGTTGTCTGAACCATGATTTGGGGGTTAGATAGGATTTCTATTTGGGGATAGGCAAAAATCCTATTAATCCCAAAAATCCCCCCAAATCCCGGTTCAGAAAAATATAAAAAGGAAAAAAATGAACGATATACAAAACCTCACATCAATCAAACTACTGGTTGATGATTTTTACCACAAGGTGCGGCTCGACGGATTATTGGAGCCCGTTTTTGCCGGTGTTATTGAAAACGACTGGCAGCCGCACCTTGATAAAATGTACGCCTTTTGGAATACCGTGCTGTTTGGCGTAGCCGGATTTAAGGGTAACCCTTTTGCAAAACATGCGCCGCTTTTAATCAACGCCGATCATTTTACCCGCTGGCTGGAGCTGTTTAGCCAAACTGTTGATAGCCACTTTGAAGGGCCTGTAGCCGTGGATGCTAAAAGCAGGGCAGGTTTAATGGCGGTGATGTTTCAAAGTAAATTGGCCAATATGAAAGGCGGGCCGGGTAGGGTGATTGTGTAACTGCGTTTATGCTGATAAAAAGATAAAATGTTATGGAACAGCTTCAAACAAATCAAAACTTCCAGGTAGTTAAAATTGACCTGAAGGCCGATGCAAGCATGCAAAGGCACATCGCTACATGTGATGCCTGCCTGCTGGTTGAAGAAGGCAGCGCTCTGCTTATTTACGCGGGCGAAACTTACGAGCTAAACAAAGGCGAAACCTATGTAATACCAGCCAACGAACAACACATGCTAAGGGTAATTAATGATTTTAAAGCCTGGATAGTTTTAGCCAATGGCGCGCAAATCAGGTATGCTGAGCCGGAAGAGGTTAATTAATATAAAATAAGATGGTAATTGAACAAGTGCGCGAGCAAATGCAAGAGGCCGCCGGGGCGGTGGTAAAAATTGTAAAACAGGGCGGTAGCTATAAAATGATGGCTATCGGCCTGAAAAAAGGCGCGGTGCTGAAAGAGCATAAAACGGCCGTTCCGGCAACGCTTATTGTAATTGAAGGCGAGGTGTTATACAACGAGGCCGGGCGATCTGTAGAACTGAAAAAAGATACTGATTTTGAAATACCCGTAAACGTGCCACACGGGCTGTTGGCTAATGAGGATAGCATTTGTTTGCTCATCCAGGGTTGATTTAAGCAGCATATTCATACATATATAATCTGTTAATTTATGATCACTAACAAACAAAAAGAGTTGGTTAAGGCCACAGTGCCGGTATTGAGGGAGCATGGCGTATTATTAACCACTCATTTTTACAAACGCATGTTTACCCATAATCCCGAACTGAAAAATGTGTTTAACATGGGTAACCAGCAAAACAGTAAGCAGCAAACCGCCCTTGCCATGGCTGTGCTGGCCTACGCCGAGCATATTGAAAACCCTGCCGTGTTGATGCCCGTTGTTGACGGCATAGGCCAGAAGCACATCAGTTTGGATATCAGGCCCGAGCATTATGCCATTGTAGGTGGCCACCTCATCGCTTCCATAAGCGAAGTATTAGGCGATGCCGCTACTCCCGAATTATTAGAGGCCTGGACAGTAGCCTACAATCAACTGGCGGCCATCATGTCGGGCCACGAAAGTAAACTGTACGCTAAACAGGTGGAGAAAAAAGGCGGCTGGACAGGCTGGCGACCGTTTGTGGTGAAGGAAAAAGTAAAAGAATCGGCCGAGATCACGTCGTTTTACTTATATCCTACCCATGGTGGCGAAGTGCCAGATTTTACGCCCGGCCAGTTTTTAAGCGTACGCTTGTTTTTGCCCGAGCTTAATTTGCTACAGCCACGCCAATACAGTATCTCAAGTGCTCCAAACGGCGAATATTACCGTATTTCGGTAAAACGCGAGGCTGGTACCCATTTGTTGGCCGATGGCATGATCAGTAACCGCCTACATAATTTTGTTAACGAGGGTGATATTATTGAAGTTTCGGCACCGGCAGGTGGTTTTGTTTTGAATGCTGATAGCGACCGACCGGTTGTTTTTATAAGCGGTGGCGTTGGGCAAACTCCATTAATGAGCATGCTGGAAAGCCTGGTTGAAAGCGGCAGCAAACGCCCAAAAACCTGGATTCATGGTTGCAGGGATAATAACGTGCATGCCTTTAAAGAGATGATAGAGTACTGGGAAAGCAAAAACGCCGATGTTAAAAAGCACATTTTTTACAGCGAAGTAACCGGAGAAGAATCTGCAGACTGGTATAACGGCTGGGTTGACCTTAACCAGTTAGGCGATGAAATTTTCGCGCACGAAACGGAGTACTACATCTGCGGCCCGGCCGGTTTTATCGAACTCCATTACCGCGAATTGCTAAGCAAGGGAATTGATAAGCAACTGATCCATTTTGAAGAGTTCGGCCCGCAAACTTTGCAGTTGAATTAATTAGCAAACATATCTAAACTACCGAGTGTCATGCCGAACTTGTTTCGGCACCCCACTTGCTAAGCGGCCATGCTAAGCAAGTAGGCTACTTATCCTGTGGGATGCCGAAACAAGTTCGGCATGACATTTGGATAGTTGTTATTACTTCATGTAAACAAACGAAACACTATCCTTTACCGCCAAACCACTCATATTTTGGCCAACATAAACAATAGTATATTTAGCAGGCTTGCTAATATCAAACGCTTTCAACAAATCGGCAGTTACCGATAAGCTGTCTTTGGTATTAACTTTAATATAGCTGGCAGCAGGTGGCGGCATAATACGTTTAGCCATTGGGCCTTTGTATTGCATTTCCTGGCCGCTTTCGTCTTTTACCTCCAGGTATTTGCTCATTAATGGTTCAAAAGGTGTGTGCCATTTGCAAAACTGGCGGGCGGTATCGGCATTGTTATAAACGGTGAACTTTAGTTCAACATGCTCACCAACTTTAATGGTGTTTTTAATTTGCATTTTGGCAATTAGGCTATCGCTAACCGTTTCTTTAACAGTTTGATTACCGGCAGAATCGGCCGATGCCGATGTTTTTTTGGTGTTGTTTACGCTGCAGGCAGACAGAGCCAGTAAAGCTCCGGATAAGATTATTTTGTAGTTTTTCATACGCAAAGGTAACCATTTTGGGCATGGCTCATGTTAAATCAGCGTTATTGAAAAGCTTTACGCCTCAAATCTTCCTTCAATTTATCAAACCTCACCCAATAAATGTGGCAGTGTTTTTCGTCGGTGCCTTTGGTGTAAAACATATACTTCCCATCCGGCGTAACATACTCACCCCACCGGTGCGCATCGCCATCATTAATTAGCGGACCGAGATTTTGCGGCACCGTCCACGACTTATCTGGCTTGCGGAAGGTAATACCCAATTCGCATTCATAATCCGGTTTTTCCTTGTAGCTGATAATCATAAACGATTCATCCGGCGATACATAAAAATCGCCGTCAAAAGCCTGGGTATTAATTACCGGGCCGAGGCTTTTTACCACATCAGGGTTGCCGGGTTTAAAAGTGCAGAAATCATAATTGCTGTAATCCTTTGTCTTGCCCGTGTCGGTGTTGCTGCCGATGTAAAAAGTGCCGCTTTGCGTAGGCATCAGATCGTACAGGCCGAAATCCTTTTTCAGGAATAGTTTGGGTTCGGTCCAGCCGGTTTTGTTGCGGTGCGAGATCCAGGTGAAGGCGTGTCTGCCATCGCCTTGCCCGCCGGCCAGGTACATGCTTTTGCCATCGATAGAAAATGTTGGGGTGTGATAACCGCGATGGAGCACCATCGGCCCAACCCATTTCTTCCCGTCAAATTTAAAATACCTTATTTTAAGGCCCATGGCATTAAACCAGTGCATGGCATTATCATAATAAAACTCCTTACCATCTGCCGAAAATGCCGACCTGCCCATCGCTATCCCGCTATCCGGTATCAGCAGGTGCCGGGCAAAAAGCCGGGGTGTATCATTAGGTGGCGTTTGGCCCAGCCATGCATTGGGGCTATTAAAAAAGCTTTTTTGCGCGCTGAGCTTATTGCAGATACAGCAAAATAAAAACGATAAGATGAATAATGATTTCATAAGGTTTTGAATAAGAGGTCGGTCATTTTAAATTTTTATCGAAGGTAGGGGATGGTTGGGCCTAAACCGGGTTCAAAGCTGTTCAAGTTTGTGCAAAGCGGGTTCAGGTTGCGGATGAGCAACTAACAGCGGTAAAAATGGCGCGCCGCCGATTTAACCCAGTCTTAATATAACTTGCGTATTTTTACACCATGGAGCAAATGACAGTAATTTCTTCATTGAAGCACACCACCCCGGTTATCAAAAAAGATCAGCCCGACGATAGTTATAAATTCCAGGCCGCTCCAGCGGCTTCCGGTAGTTATCCTTACCATTTAAATATTGATAATGTTGTACCCGGTATCGTGGGGAATAAAATGATATTTCATATGGTGGGTGATACGGGCAGTATCCGCAACCCCGGTTCGCAAAGGCGGATAGCTGCTTTGATGGCAAAGCAGTTTGAGGCGGTTGCAGAAACTGATCAACCTAAATTTTTATATCATTTAGGCGATGTGGTTTACAATTATGGCGAAGCCAAAAATTATTACGACCAGTTTTTTGAACCCTATAGCATATATCCCGGCCCGATATTCGCGATTGCCGGTAACCACGATAGTGATATAAATCCTGCTGCCGAAACGCCCTACCAAAGCCTCGACGCTTTTACCACCGTATTTTGCGATACCGTTTCGCGCCCTGTAGCCCTGAGCCGTGAAATTGACCGCAAAAGCATCACCCAACCCAATATTTACTGGACGATGGATACCCCGCTGGCTACCATCATCGGTCTGCATACCAACGTACCCAAATACGGAGTGGTAACTCGTGAACAACGCGATTGGTTTATAGAGGAGCTCCAAAAAGCCGATACACAGCGCCCCGATAAAGCTATTATACTTTGTATGCACCACGCGCCGTATTCGGCAGATATTAACCATGGCGCCAGCCTGCCGATGATTGATTTTCTGGAAGGGGTTTTTAATGAAACCGGCATCCGTCCCGATGTTGTTTTCAGCGGACACGTGCATAACTATCAGCGTTTTAATAAGCGCTATAATGATTGTGTGATAATGCCCTATATTGTAGCAGGCACTGGTGGGTTTGACGAATTGCACCCCATTGCATTAACAGATAACGAACGTTTTACTGCTGATGACTACAGGTTTGACGGTGTTAGCCTTGAATACAATTGCGATACCCGCCACGGATTTTTAAAAGTGAGTGTTGAAAAAGAAAGTGCCGGTATTGCCATCACCGGCGAATACTATACCACCGATGAAGCGGGAAGTATTGCAGTTTTAACCGACAGGTTTGTGATAGAGACTTGAAAATTTAATATAACGGTAATCTCATCGGCTTTAAAATAGTTTAAATTTATCAGCGGTACAGGGCAACTACTCCCAATAAATCAGCAAACTAATTTAAAACAACTAATTATGGATCCTTTAGCAAACGCATTAAACTGGTTCGAGATTCCGGTAACGGATATTGAACGCGCGCAGAAATTTTATGAGGGAATTTTCGCTATGCAGATGTTCCCCCTGCCCGAAATGATGGGTATGAAAATGGCCGGCTTCCCGATGGATATGAATAGCGGTAAAGTTTCGGGAGCCTTGGCACAAAGTGATTTTCACAAATCATCTGCCGAAGGCGTTATCGTTTACCTGAATGCCAACCCCGAGATCCAGGCGGTGATTGACCGTGTTGAAGAATTTGGCGGAACAGTAGCCATGCCCCGCACCGAAATCAGTCCCGAAATTGGCGTTATGGCCTTTTTTATCGATACTGAAGGTAACCGCATTGGTTTGCACGCTCAACAATAATAGCGGACCAAAATTAACATAGAACAAAGGCGGGAGACTTTGATCTCC
The sequence above is a segment of the Mucilaginibacter celer genome. Coding sequences within it:
- a CDS encoding cbb3-type cytochrome c oxidase subunit II — its product is MEIYNDHKKLFTAALCLFLLLTFFVAIGPAFTSQNNNAPLPGSKPLSSLQTEGKAVFIAEGCVACHTQQVRNVEMDKVWGPRPNVAADYANITRTDVWRNTATLMGSERTGPDLTNIGTRQPGDDWHYLHLFNPRSVVSQSVMPSYEWLFDIKDYAWPNDVVVNVPDDFKKGISGKIVASHKAMALVAYLKSLKEVTLPDGKPVPLFLYGKTAAEKAGGATSKGAGTKSGPDGEALYATNCQSCHQGNGEGLVGAFPALKGSKVVLDDNAELQVTIIMKGYNGRVSEGYGEMPPVGTNNNLKPEEVAAIVNHERSSWGNNSKKVTVDDVKKIIASFDKPASVAAKK
- a CDS encoding Ig-like domain-containing protein translates to MRDQSFVTLFIDDDATPIGEFPAPVTFDLDTRKLTDGNHTLKVVSKDHQGKEGIKLIPFVVRNGPAIAIEGLKKDEIVEGVLPLMINAYGKGDQKTFMLQGSETPQSIPWWLVAGIILFVAWSGYFIITSLAVKL
- a CDS encoding group III truncated hemoglobin; this encodes MNDIQNLTSIKLLVDDFYHKVRLDGLLEPVFAGVIENDWQPHLDKMYAFWNTVLFGVAGFKGNPFAKHAPLLINADHFTRWLELFSQTVDSHFEGPVAVDAKSRAGLMAVMFQSKLANMKGGPGRVIV
- a CDS encoding cupin domain-containing protein is translated as MEQLQTNQNFQVVKIDLKADASMQRHIATCDACLLVEEGSALLIYAGETYELNKGETYVIPANEQHMLRVINDFKAWIVLANGAQIRYAEPEEVN
- a CDS encoding cupin domain-containing protein — its product is MVIEQVREQMQEAAGAVVKIVKQGGSYKMMAIGLKKGAVLKEHKTAVPATLIVIEGEVLYNEAGRSVELKKDTDFEIPVNVPHGLLANEDSICLLIQG
- the hmpA gene encoding NO-inducible flavohemoprotein, translated to MITNKQKELVKATVPVLREHGVLLTTHFYKRMFTHNPELKNVFNMGNQQNSKQQTALAMAVLAYAEHIENPAVLMPVVDGIGQKHISLDIRPEHYAIVGGHLIASISEVLGDAATPELLEAWTVAYNQLAAIMSGHESKLYAKQVEKKGGWTGWRPFVVKEKVKESAEITSFYLYPTHGGEVPDFTPGQFLSVRLFLPELNLLQPRQYSISSAPNGEYYRISVKREAGTHLLADGMISNRLHNFVNEGDIIEVSAPAGGFVLNADSDRPVVFISGGVGQTPLMSMLESLVESGSKRPKTWIHGCRDNNVHAFKEMIEYWESKNADVKKHIFYSEVTGEESADWYNGWVDLNQLGDEIFAHETEYYICGPAGFIELHYRELLSKGIDKQLIHFEEFGPQTLQLN
- a CDS encoding protease, which produces MKNYKIILSGALLALSACSVNNTKKTSASADSAGNQTVKETVSDSLIAKMQIKNTIKVGEHVELKFTVYNNADTARQFCKWHTPFEPLMSKYLEVKDESGQEMQYKGPMAKRIMPPPAASYIKVNTKDSLSVTADLLKAFDISKPAKYTIVYVGQNMSGLAVKDSVSFVYMK
- a CDS encoding metallophosphoesterase family protein, producing the protein MEQMTVISSLKHTTPVIKKDQPDDSYKFQAAPAASGSYPYHLNIDNVVPGIVGNKMIFHMVGDTGSIRNPGSQRRIAALMAKQFEAVAETDQPKFLYHLGDVVYNYGEAKNYYDQFFEPYSIYPGPIFAIAGNHDSDINPAAETPYQSLDAFTTVFCDTVSRPVALSREIDRKSITQPNIYWTMDTPLATIIGLHTNVPKYGVVTREQRDWFIEELQKADTQRPDKAIILCMHHAPYSADINHGASLPMIDFLEGVFNETGIRPDVVFSGHVHNYQRFNKRYNDCVIMPYIVAGTGGFDELHPIALTDNERFTADDYRFDGVSLEYNCDTRHGFLKVSVEKESAGIAITGEYYTTDEAGSIAVLTDRFVIET
- a CDS encoding VOC family protein, encoding MDPLANALNWFEIPVTDIERAQKFYEGIFAMQMFPLPEMMGMKMAGFPMDMNSGKVSGALAQSDFHKSSAEGVIVYLNANPEIQAVIDRVEEFGGTVAMPRTEISPEIGVMAFFIDTEGNRIGLHAQQ